One genomic segment of Balaenoptera musculus isolate JJ_BM4_2016_0621 chromosome 11, mBalMus1.pri.v3, whole genome shotgun sequence includes these proteins:
- the NQO2 gene encoding ribosyldihydronicotinamide dehydrogenase [quinone] isoform X1 produces MAGKKVLIVYAHQEPRSFNGSLKDVAVAELSRQGCTVTVSDLYAMDFEPRATRKDITGGKMVPEYTVLYMNCALSSPEFFSYGVEAYEAYKKRSLTSDIIAEQKKVQEADLVMFQFPLYWFSVPAVLKGWMDRVLCQGFAFDLPGFYDDGLLKGKLAILSLTTGGTADMYWKTGVSGDFRYFLWPLQHGTLHFCGFKVLAPHISFAPEFASEEERRGMVASWAQRLKTIWKEEPIPCWPPWYFGQ; encoded by the exons ATGGCAG GTAAGAAAGTGCTCATCGTCTACGCGCACCAAGAGCCCAGGTCTTTCAACGGGTCCTTGAAGGACGTGGCGGTGGCTGAACTGAGCCGGCAGGGCTGCACCGTCACCGTTTCTGATCTCTATGCCATGGACTTTGAGCCGAGGGCCACAAGGAAAGATATCACTG GTGGAAAAATGGTCCCTGAGTACACAGTTTTGTATAtgaatt GCGCCCTCTCCAGCCCCGAGTTCTTCAGCTACGGTGTGGAAGCGTACGAGGCCTACAAGAAGAGGTCTCTGACCAGTGACATAATCGCGGAGCAGAAAAAGGTTCAGGAGGCCGACCTAGTGATGTTTCAG TTCCCGCTGTACTGGTTCAGCGTGCCGGCCGTCCTGAAGGGCTGGATGGACAGGGTGCTGTGCCAGGGCTTCGCCTTCGACCTCCCGGGCTTCTACGACGACGGCCTCCTCAAG GGTAAACTGGCCATCCTGTCCTTAACCACGGGCGGCACGGCCGACATGTACTGGAAAACTGGAGTCAGCGGAGACTTCCGATACTTCCTGTGGCCCCTCCAG CACGGCACGCTGCACTTCTGTGGATTTAAAGTCCTTGCCCCTCATATCAGTTTTGCTCCTGAATTTGcatcagaagaagaaagaagggggaTGGTGGCCTCCTGGGCGCAGAGGCTGAAGACCATCTGGAAGGAGGAGCCCATCCCCTGCTGGCCCCCCTGGTACTTCGGGCAGTGA
- the NQO2 gene encoding ribosyldihydronicotinamide dehydrogenase [quinone] isoform X2: MAGKKVLIVYAHQEPRSFNGSLKDVAVAELSRQGCTVTVSDLYAMDFEPRATRKDITGALSSPEFFSYGVEAYEAYKKRSLTSDIIAEQKKVQEADLVMFQFPLYWFSVPAVLKGWMDRVLCQGFAFDLPGFYDDGLLKGKLAILSLTTGGTADMYWKTGVSGDFRYFLWPLQHGTLHFCGFKVLAPHISFAPEFASEEERRGMVASWAQRLKTIWKEEPIPCWPPWYFGQ, translated from the exons ATGGCAG GTAAGAAAGTGCTCATCGTCTACGCGCACCAAGAGCCCAGGTCTTTCAACGGGTCCTTGAAGGACGTGGCGGTGGCTGAACTGAGCCGGCAGGGCTGCACCGTCACCGTTTCTGATCTCTATGCCATGGACTTTGAGCCGAGGGCCACAAGGAAAGATATCACTG GCGCCCTCTCCAGCCCCGAGTTCTTCAGCTACGGTGTGGAAGCGTACGAGGCCTACAAGAAGAGGTCTCTGACCAGTGACATAATCGCGGAGCAGAAAAAGGTTCAGGAGGCCGACCTAGTGATGTTTCAG TTCCCGCTGTACTGGTTCAGCGTGCCGGCCGTCCTGAAGGGCTGGATGGACAGGGTGCTGTGCCAGGGCTTCGCCTTCGACCTCCCGGGCTTCTACGACGACGGCCTCCTCAAG GGTAAACTGGCCATCCTGTCCTTAACCACGGGCGGCACGGCCGACATGTACTGGAAAACTGGAGTCAGCGGAGACTTCCGATACTTCCTGTGGCCCCTCCAG CACGGCACGCTGCACTTCTGTGGATTTAAAGTCCTTGCCCCTCATATCAGTTTTGCTCCTGAATTTGcatcagaagaagaaagaagggggaTGGTGGCCTCCTGGGCGCAGAGGCTGAAGACCATCTGGAAGGAGGAGCCCATCCCCTGCTGGCCCCCCTGGTACTTCGGGCAGTGA